A genomic window from Anthocerotibacter panamensis C109 includes:
- a CDS encoding glycosyltransferase family 4 protein has translation MTDQRDILVVSRVFPPEAGGIQEYVYNRCLQEPERVVVLTAAYPGDQAFDEVQPFAVERWPFSEPWRALLKSLGPLGAVLKQGLYLVWEVLGVLRLCRRYRFRAIEWAHAYDFPALGILSVLVSVPFFLYAHGDDVLCPRRTWIAKGLFEWVLGRVKAVACNSNFTRDFLQKNFVCATPMLVLNPTVRPAKFGQALDLEPLRAQVRTTHHLPAEAVVILSVGRLVRRKGFDRVIRNLPGLVKAGVPVYYLVAGKGAMEDELRVLACQMGVRERVIFAGYVPDAHLAGYYAACDLFALPTYFERQSQSIEGFGIVYREAGYFGKPVLASRVGGATDAVHNWENGLLVDPEQPEELALALQRLCTDPKLRAELGARGRELALVQTPHQVLYEQIS, from the coding sequence ATGACCGACCAACGGGATATCCTCGTCGTCTCTCGGGTCTTTCCCCCGGAGGCTGGCGGAATTCAAGAGTATGTCTACAACCGCTGTCTACAGGAGCCCGAGCGGGTGGTCGTGCTCACAGCAGCCTATCCTGGGGATCAGGCGTTTGACGAGGTGCAGCCCTTTGCGGTCGAACGCTGGCCTTTTTCGGAGCCATGGCGTGCGCTATTAAAAAGTTTAGGGCCGTTGGGCGCAGTCCTGAAGCAGGGGCTCTATCTGGTCTGGGAAGTGCTCGGGGTGCTCAGACTCTGTCGGCGCTACCGCTTTCGGGCTATCGAGTGGGCGCACGCCTATGACTTTCCGGCCCTGGGGATCTTGAGCGTGCTGGTGTCGGTCCCGTTTTTCCTCTATGCCCACGGCGATGATGTCCTCTGTCCCCGGCGCACTTGGATTGCCAAGGGACTCTTTGAATGGGTCCTCGGGCGCGTCAAGGCTGTCGCCTGCAACAGCAACTTCACCCGCGATTTTCTCCAGAAAAACTTCGTCTGTGCGACGCCAATGCTGGTCCTCAACCCCACGGTTCGCCCCGCGAAGTTCGGGCAAGCCCTGGACCTCGAACCCCTCCGGGCTCAGGTGCGGACCACCCATCACCTACCCGCAGAAGCCGTGGTCATCCTGTCGGTGGGCCGTCTGGTGCGCCGCAAGGGTTTTGACCGAGTGATTCGGAATTTACCGGGGCTGGTAAAAGCGGGGGTGCCGGTCTACTATCTCGTGGCAGGTAAGGGGGCGATGGAGGACGAACTGCGTGTATTGGCGTGTCAAATGGGTGTCCGAGAGCGGGTGATCTTCGCTGGCTATGTCCCGGATGCGCACCTCGCGGGATATTACGCCGCCTGTGACCTCTTCGCGCTACCGACCTACTTCGAGCGCCAATCACAGAGCATTGAGGGCTTTGGGATTGTCTATCGGGAGGCGGGCTATTTTGGCAAGCCGGTCTTGGCGAGCCGGGTCGGGGGTGCGACCGATGCGGTACACAACTGGGAGAATGGCCTGCTTGTGGACCCTGAGCAGCCTGAGGAATTGGCCCTCGCCCTTCAGCGTCTATGTACAGACCCCAAGCTGAGAGCGGAGTTGGGTGCACGCGGCCGAGAGCTGGCTCTGGTGCAGACCCCCCACCAAGTCCTCTACGAGCAGATCTCGTGA
- a CDS encoding oligosaccharide flippase family protein, producing MTRFDRRIAGGSLWLGGSFALAKGLQLGAQVLLARLLLPTDFGLWAMVLVVHTLSGLFRDTAIAQVLVQRGLEDRRRTDAVYSLGVNVALALGALQALAGFPLAQFFGVAQLWPLAAAAGLVFVLGAGAGAHGAVLQRELKFRELALCDLGSTLARFGVALALAALGLGVWSFVWGELAAGLVDALLKRYWSGYRFHYQRRLDPEALREVRGFVMGILAINLAVQANTNGDNLVIGRLLGTQALGYYSVAYQLAMVPVFALSQINRVNFAVLAQKDRKQQGIYLTQALELYALAAAPVYAIAWLVAPWAIPLLYGSPWQQAVPVFQGVLIFAYARGFMALLGTALNALDRTGVNAAINWALVPLSIPAYILGAHWGIAGVAVAVALVMGVGATGWFWWATCRSAGWPLDQFSRAVLFPTGAAILATLGAFAFAPGLQPGVALFLYGGLITVGSRGAVPRRLAKGLSSFSARVGDDAV from the coding sequence GTGACGCGTTTTGATCGGCGCATTGCTGGGGGGAGCTTGTGGCTGGGGGGGAGTTTTGCCTTGGCTAAGGGGCTGCAACTGGGCGCGCAGGTGCTCTTGGCGCGGCTGTTGCTCCCGACGGACTTCGGGCTGTGGGCGATGGTCCTCGTCGTGCATACCCTCTCGGGGCTGTTTCGGGATACAGCTATCGCGCAAGTGCTGGTCCAACGGGGATTGGAGGACCGCAGGCGCACCGATGCGGTCTACAGCCTCGGGGTGAATGTCGCCCTGGCGCTCGGGGCGTTGCAGGCGCTGGCGGGGTTTCCCCTGGCCCAATTTTTTGGGGTGGCGCAACTGTGGCCCCTCGCGGCGGCAGCGGGGCTGGTCTTTGTTCTTGGGGCGGGGGCGGGGGCGCACGGGGCGGTTTTGCAGCGTGAACTTAAATTTCGGGAACTGGCCCTCTGCGACCTAGGCAGTACCCTGGCTCGCTTTGGGGTGGCGCTGGCGCTGGCGGCCTTGGGGCTGGGCGTATGGTCCTTTGTGTGGGGTGAGTTGGCGGCGGGTCTGGTGGATGCGCTGTTGAAACGATACTGGAGCGGCTACCGTTTCCACTATCAAAGGCGGCTTGATCCCGAGGCGCTACGGGAAGTCCGGGGGTTCGTGATGGGCATCCTCGCCATCAACCTTGCGGTTCAGGCCAATACCAACGGCGATAACTTAGTCATCGGGAGGCTTTTGGGTACGCAGGCGTTGGGCTACTACAGCGTGGCGTATCAGTTGGCGATGGTACCCGTCTTCGCGCTCTCGCAGATCAACCGCGTCAACTTCGCCGTCCTCGCCCAAAAAGACCGCAAACAGCAGGGGATTTATCTGACACAGGCGCTGGAACTCTATGCGCTGGCTGCCGCGCCGGTCTACGCCATCGCGTGGCTGGTTGCGCCTTGGGCCATTCCCCTGCTCTACGGCAGCCCGTGGCAGCAGGCGGTGCCTGTCTTTCAGGGGGTGCTCATCTTCGCTTATGCTCGGGGCTTTATGGCCTTGCTTGGGACAGCCCTCAATGCCCTGGACCGTACGGGAGTGAATGCTGCCATCAACTGGGCGCTCGTTCCCTTGTCGATCCCGGCCTATATTCTGGGTGCCCATTGGGGTATTGCAGGCGTAGCGGTGGCGGTGGCGCTGGTGATGGGGGTAGGGGCGACGGGCTGGTTCTGGTGGGCGACCTGTCGGAGTGCGGGTTGGCCTTTGGATCAGTTCAGCCGCGCGGTGCTCTTCCCGACCGGGGCGGCAATCCTGGCGACTCTGGGGGCTTTTGCCTTTGCTCCTGGGCTCCAACCGGGGGTCGCTTTGTTTCTGTACGGCGGGTTGATTACCGTGGGTTCGCGGGGGGCGGTTCCGCGTAGGTTGGCTAAGGGCCTAAGCTCATTTTCTGCACGGGTGGGTGACGATGCTGTTTAA
- a CDS encoding MBOAT family O-acyltransferase, giving the protein MLFNSYLFIFGFLPLTLALFFSLGLGRQRLALAWLVGASLFFYGWWNPAYLGLLLLSIGFNYVLGRWLGASGTGRKGILACGIVMNLALLGYYKYANFLVFSLNTVAGTSIGLEQIVLPLGVSFFTFTQIAYLADIYKGEIQPSSGAGSFLRYVLFVTFFPHLIAGPVVHHRDILPQLDREEVFVWNPTLVAQGLTIFCLGLFKKVVLADGIAVYATPVFQAAHQGAVLTLLEAWGGALAYTLQLYFDFSGYSDMAVGAALLFNIRLPVNFNSPYQAVNIIDFWRRWHISLSNFLRDYLYIPLGGNRKGKVRRYLNLFITMLLGGLWHGAGWTFVAWGGLHGLYLVINHGWHSLRERLGQDLRQSTALGRLLGRVVTFGAVIVAWVIFKAQDFPAALNLLAAMAGLHGIALPAGSVLSQVLAPLAGLGVQFTRTTVDAMTLAMTYLWSGLLLLVVWTLPNSQQWTVYRADPTGKPPVHPLWKSWLWQPKPIWTVPVAVLAAMGVLSLARVSEFLYFQF; this is encoded by the coding sequence ATGCTGTTTAATTCCTATCTGTTCATTTTTGGGTTCTTGCCGCTGACCCTGGCCCTATTTTTTAGCCTGGGGCTGGGCAGGCAACGGTTGGCGCTGGCTTGGTTGGTGGGGGCGTCGCTGTTCTTCTATGGCTGGTGGAATCCGGCCTATCTGGGGTTGCTGCTGCTCTCCATCGGATTTAACTATGTGCTGGGGAGATGGCTAGGCGCTTCAGGAACAGGCCGCAAAGGAATTCTGGCCTGCGGGATCGTCATGAATCTGGCGCTCTTGGGCTACTACAAATACGCAAATTTTTTGGTGTTCTCACTCAACACGGTCGCGGGGACGTCCATCGGGCTCGAGCAAATTGTTCTGCCCCTGGGCGTCTCCTTTTTTACCTTTACACAGATTGCCTACCTCGCCGACATCTATAAAGGGGAGATCCAACCCTCGTCGGGGGCCGGATCGTTCCTCAGATATGTCCTGTTTGTGACTTTCTTTCCGCACCTGATCGCAGGTCCGGTAGTCCATCACCGCGATATCCTCCCGCAACTGGACCGCGAGGAGGTCTTTGTCTGGAACCCAACGTTGGTCGCGCAGGGACTGACGATTTTTTGCCTGGGACTTTTCAAAAAAGTGGTCTTAGCGGATGGGATTGCAGTCTACGCGACGCCGGTTTTTCAGGCAGCCCACCAAGGAGCCGTGCTCACTTTACTGGAAGCCTGGGGCGGGGCGTTGGCCTATACGCTTCAGCTCTATTTTGACTTCTCGGGCTACAGCGATATGGCGGTTGGGGCGGCGTTGCTCTTTAATATCCGTCTGCCGGTAAACTTCAACTCCCCCTATCAGGCGGTGAATATCATCGACTTCTGGCGGCGCTGGCACATCTCTTTGTCCAATTTCCTGCGCGATTACCTCTATATTCCACTGGGCGGCAACCGCAAGGGGAAGGTCCGCCGCTACCTGAATCTGTTTATCACGATGCTCTTGGGCGGGCTCTGGCACGGAGCGGGCTGGACCTTTGTCGCCTGGGGCGGGCTGCATGGCCTCTATCTGGTCATCAATCACGGCTGGCACAGTCTGCGCGAGCGTCTGGGCCAGGATCTGCGCCAAAGTACGGCTTTGGGGCGACTCCTGGGGCGCGTCGTGACCTTTGGGGCGGTCATCGTGGCCTGGGTCATCTTTAAGGCACAAGACTTCCCCGCTGCGCTGAATCTGTTGGCGGCGATGGCGGGCTTGCATGGCATCGCCCTACCCGCCGGTTCTGTGCTCAGCCAAGTTCTCGCGCCCTTGGCGGGTTTGGGCGTGCAGTTCACGCGGACCACCGTGGACGCGATGACCCTGGCGATGACCTATCTCTGGTCGGGGCTGTTGTTGCTTGTGGTCTGGACCTTGCCCAATAGCCAACAGTGGACGGTTTACCGCGCCGATCCCACTGGTAAGCCACCCGTGCATCCGCTCTGGAAATCTTGGCTGTGGCAGCCTAAGCCTATCTGGACTGTGCCGGTCGCCGTCTTGGCGGCGATGGGTGTGTTGAGCCTCGCTCGGGTCAGTGAATTCCTCTACTTCCAATTCTGA
- a CDS encoding acyltransferase family protein, with amino-acid sequence MKFQPTLQVSYQPPPTSPRLFPLDLLKAASITAVVSFHALFVPRETFADQVLTLDLLFAPLKFCVPVLFTLSFFLLERSLARETSAPRKAKKRLIRLMLPLVFWFTVAAGLKLLHNNALLEVFQEVLRGGIFVGAYYLLVLGQYVPLFGWLRQKLHKDRALGLTLLAQGAVFGLIYGALALGSPLIGLLRALDRPLFIYWFGYLALGIFLERNWSRLVHLSTKTSWSTKALLVFLTALALVLELAGLRTLTKGEIPPFDYVLFSCLLSAGVGFGVVASVQEEDLPPWLRRVVSLLATYSLGIFCINGLLSQILLAVGSHLAVGWSFGLVAILGIKLVGWGSLLALSLGLAVLLDRLGLGVCVR; translated from the coding sequence ATGAAATTCCAACCCACCCTCCAGGTCTCTTACCAACCCCCACCAACCAGCCCCCGCCTCTTCCCCCTCGATCTGCTCAAAGCCGCTAGCATCACTGCTGTTGTTTCTTTCCATGCCCTCTTTGTTCCGCGTGAGACCTTTGCAGACCAGGTGCTGACCCTAGACCTGCTCTTTGCGCCTCTGAAGTTCTGCGTGCCTGTCCTGTTTACCCTCTCGTTCTTTTTACTAGAGCGCAGTCTAGCCCGCGAAACATCCGCCCCCCGCAAAGCCAAAAAACGCCTGATCCGGCTCATGCTCCCGCTGGTTTTCTGGTTCACTGTGGCTGCTGGTTTGAAGCTCTTACACAACAACGCGCTCCTGGAGGTCTTTCAAGAAGTACTCCGCGGCGGGATCTTTGTGGGAGCCTACTACCTGTTGGTGCTCGGGCAATACGTCCCGCTGTTCGGCTGGTTGCGCCAAAAGCTCCACAAAGACCGCGCTCTGGGGCTTACCCTGCTCGCACAAGGAGCAGTCTTCGGGCTGATTTATGGGGCGTTGGCACTCGGCTCCCCGCTGATCGGGCTGTTGCGGGCGCTAGACCGGCCTTTGTTTATCTACTGGTTTGGCTATCTGGCACTGGGAATTTTTCTGGAGCGCAACTGGTCTCGTCTGGTGCACCTGTCCACCAAAACCTCCTGGAGTACCAAAGCGCTACTGGTTTTCTTGACAGCACTGGCATTGGTACTGGAGTTGGCGGGGCTCAGGACGTTGACTAAGGGCGAAATACCGCCCTTTGACTATGTACTTTTCTCCTGTCTTTTGAGCGCAGGGGTGGGCTTTGGGGTCGTCGCTTCGGTGCAGGAGGAAGACCTTCCCCCTTGGCTGAGGCGGGTGGTCAGTCTGCTTGCGACCTACAGCCTGGGGATCTTCTGCATCAATGGTTTGCTCAGTCAGATCCTACTCGCCGTGGGCAGCCATCTGGCGGTGGGATGGAGTTTTGGTCTGGTCGCCATCTTGGGGATCAAGCTGGTGGGCTGGGGAAGTTTACTCGCCCTTTCGCTGGGGCTAGCGGTGCTGCTTGACCGCTTGGGGTTAGGTGTCTGTGTTCGTTAA
- a CDS encoding glycosyltransferase has product MILYTLGTATEPFDRAVDWLELLLMQGVITEPVLFQHGVTDATRLEHPLVSKIFGLSMPQMREAVQRSRLVIAHAGQGSTRMLAEMSARFVVLPRLARYREHIDDHQLHFAQAVARFGVHYSTELPDLTRYIQEPPPPFQGQLFAAPALVDHLLARYALS; this is encoded by the coding sequence ATGATTCTGTATACCTTGGGTACCGCGACGGAGCCCTTTGACCGGGCTGTGGATTGGTTAGAGCTGCTGTTAATGCAAGGGGTCATCACCGAGCCGGTGCTATTTCAGCATGGGGTGACCGATGCTACGCGCCTGGAACACCCCTTGGTATCCAAGATTTTTGGGCTGAGTATGCCGCAGATGCGCGAGGCGGTGCAGCGCTCCCGACTGGTCATCGCCCACGCAGGGCAGGGCTCGACCAGGATGCTGGCGGAGATGAGCGCTCGCTTTGTGGTCTTGCCGCGGCTTGCTCGCTACCGGGAGCACATCGATGATCATCAGTTGCACTTTGCCCAGGCCGTAGCCCGTTTTGGGGTCCACTACAGCACTGAGTTGCCCGACCTCACCCGCTATATCCAGGAACCCCCGCCGCCTTTTCAGGGCCAACTGTTCGCAGCGCCAGCCCTGGTTGACCATCTGTTGGCGCGGTACGCCCTGAGCTGA
- the pssD gene encoding PssD/Cps14F family polysaccharide biosynthesis glycosyltransferase, whose product MTCEIAFIIVAHNSSRTLEAAIGSCIRAVQERYPGRGQVVVYDNASQDRTGQILDQFACAHPDLFLGIKGKENLGYGQANNRAMECVPSRYYALVNPDVRFEPEMLGPLLTALETDPKAVIVCPQLLYPDHTRQPSVRHFPTLAYFLLKNLLGQKLQQRLYPFTYAYSDLPEDRATPVDWGIGAFLLVSGDYVRKYGLFDERFFLYFEDVDLCLKAWQNHGKVLYEPRATAYHLYQRASTRTSFNYLRLLHTLSGLKFFAKNRNLWWKNPAPRAPQKLLLVCSPGGHLSTMMGLQRFWSHFPREWVSYEKINSEQLHRGQEVVHWVEKQEARDFSLKNFLSAFAILRQSRPDLILSTGASLAVPFLFAGKVLGIKTIYIESISRASDLSMTGKLVYNLVDEFYVQWPECTERYPKAQYQGIVQ is encoded by the coding sequence ATGACTTGCGAGATTGCCTTCATTATTGTCGCCCACAACTCCAGCCGCACCCTCGAAGCCGCCATCGGCTCGTGTATCCGTGCCGTGCAGGAACGATACCCCGGACGTGGGCAGGTTGTGGTCTACGACAATGCTTCTCAGGACCGGACCGGACAGATCCTCGATCAGTTCGCTTGCGCCCATCCCGATCTCTTCTTGGGGATCAAGGGAAAGGAAAATCTTGGCTACGGACAGGCCAACAACCGGGCCATGGAATGCGTCCCCAGCCGCTACTACGCTCTGGTCAACCCAGATGTGCGCTTCGAGCCCGAGATGCTCGGACCACTGCTGACTGCCTTGGAAACAGACCCGAAAGCAGTCATCGTCTGCCCCCAGTTGCTCTACCCCGACCACACCCGGCAACCCTCTGTACGCCATTTCCCGACTTTGGCCTACTTCTTGCTTAAAAATCTACTCGGGCAGAAGCTTCAGCAGCGGCTCTATCCTTTCACCTACGCCTATTCAGACTTGCCTGAGGACCGAGCGACCCCTGTGGATTGGGGGATCGGAGCCTTTTTGCTGGTCTCGGGGGACTATGTACGCAAATACGGGCTCTTTGACGAGCGGTTCTTTTTGTATTTCGAGGATGTGGATCTGTGCCTAAAAGCATGGCAAAACCACGGCAAAGTCCTCTACGAACCGCGCGCGACCGCCTACCACCTCTATCAGCGAGCCAGCACCCGGACCTCGTTCAATTACCTGCGCCTGCTGCACACCCTCTCCGGGCTTAAGTTTTTCGCCAAAAACCGCAACCTGTGGTGGAAAAACCCCGCCCCACGCGCCCCTCAGAAGCTCTTGCTCGTCTGTAGCCCCGGCGGGCACCTCTCGACGATGATGGGCCTCCAGCGCTTCTGGTCCCACTTCCCCCGCGAATGGGTCAGCTACGAGAAAATCAACTCCGAGCAACTCCATCGCGGTCAAGAGGTCGTCCATTGGGTCGAGAAACAAGAAGCCCGTGATTTTTCCTTAAAAAACTTCCTCAGTGCCTTCGCCATCCTCCGCCAGAGCCGCCCCGACTTGATCCTCTCCACCGGAGCCAGCCTCGCTGTCCCCTTCCTGTTCGCTGGAAAAGTCCTGGGCATCAAGACGATCTATATCGAGAGCATCTCCCGCGCCAGCGATCTGAGCATGACCGGCAAACTCGTCTACAACCTCGTTGACGAATTCTACGTCCAGTGGCCCGAATGCACCGAACGCTACCCCAAAGCCCAATACCAGGGCATTGTCCAGTAG
- a CDS encoding undecaprenyl-phosphate glucose phosphotransferase, with amino-acid sequence MPNSRRLLRSQSPLLLWLQRLLDPLLVVALLFGLQFALEGYFRETYILLGVLVFFLVLTVFKAAGLYRSYRGEDLLAELPRLLGGWLVVLATLLFLGFVTKTTGLFSREVLLYWLVLAPALLVGMHLALRALLRHLRSKGFNSRTAVIVGATPLGEQLAQHFTQVPTLGLRFLGFFDEATGPEVLGPLHQLAPYVQQQGVDIVYMALPRDRAEAMLPLMEELRDTTASVYVVPDLLTFNLVQFTVQDLQGIPVYAICETPFADETCRVIKRLSDIVLASMILVAIAPLMLLIALGVKLSSPGPVFFRQRRYGLNGQEILVYKFRSMTVAEDGAKIVQAKQNDQRVTPFGALLRRTSLDELPQFINVLQGSMSIVGPRPHAVAHNEQYRKLIRGYMLRHKVKPGITGWAQVNGYRGETDTLEKMQSRVEYDLHYVNTWSLSLDLKIILRTFTTVLQGKNAY; translated from the coding sequence ATGCCCAACTCCCGCCGTCTCTTGCGCAGTCAATCGCCCCTGCTCCTCTGGCTACAGCGCCTGCTCGATCCCTTGTTGGTCGTCGCCCTCCTGTTTGGCTTGCAATTTGCCTTGGAGGGCTACTTCCGCGAGACCTACATCCTCCTCGGTGTACTCGTCTTCTTCCTCGTCCTGACTGTTTTTAAAGCAGCAGGGCTCTACCGCTCCTATCGAGGCGAAGACCTCCTTGCGGAACTCCCCCGCCTGCTTGGAGGGTGGTTAGTGGTCCTTGCCACCCTGCTCTTCTTGGGCTTTGTGACCAAGACCACCGGACTCTTCTCCCGAGAAGTGCTGCTCTATTGGCTCGTCCTCGCTCCCGCCCTACTTGTTGGCATGCATTTGGCCCTGCGCGCCCTCCTGCGCCACCTGCGGTCCAAGGGCTTTAATAGCCGTACTGCTGTCATTGTTGGAGCCACCCCCCTAGGCGAACAACTCGCCCAACACTTTACCCAAGTCCCCACCCTTGGTCTGCGTTTTCTGGGCTTCTTCGACGAGGCGACCGGTCCAGAAGTACTCGGTCCCCTCCATCAGCTCGCGCCCTATGTCCAACAGCAAGGCGTCGATATCGTCTACATGGCCCTCCCCCGCGACCGCGCCGAGGCCATGCTCCCCCTGATGGAAGAACTGCGCGACACCACCGCCTCGGTCTATGTCGTACCCGACTTGCTCACCTTTAATCTGGTGCAGTTCACCGTCCAAGACCTCCAGGGCATCCCTGTCTACGCCATCTGCGAGACCCCCTTCGCAGACGAAACCTGCCGCGTCATCAAGCGCCTGAGCGATATCGTCCTCGCCAGTATGATCTTGGTCGCCATCGCCCCCCTGATGCTCCTCATTGCCCTAGGGGTAAAACTCTCCTCCCCCGGTCCTGTCTTCTTTCGACAGCGGCGCTACGGACTCAACGGGCAGGAGATTCTTGTCTACAAATTTCGCTCGATGACCGTGGCAGAAGACGGAGCAAAAATCGTCCAAGCCAAACAAAATGACCAGCGCGTGACCCCCTTCGGTGCCCTACTGCGGCGCACTTCTCTAGACGAACTCCCGCAATTTATCAACGTCCTCCAAGGCAGCATGAGCATCGTGGGCCCCCGCCCTCACGCTGTCGCCCACAACGAACAGTACCGCAAACTCATCCGTGGCTACATGCTACGCCACAAAGTAAAACCGGGGATCACCGGCTGGGCACAGGTCAACGGCTACCGAGGCGAGACCGACACCCTAGAGAAAATGCAGTCGCGCGTCGAATACGACCTGCACTATGTCAACACTTGGTCTCTCTCCCTGGACCTGAAAATCATCCTTAGGACCTTCACCACGGTCCTGCAAGGCAAGAACGCCTATTAA
- a CDS encoding nucleotidyltransferase family protein: MKAYLLAAGKGSRLRPLTDLLPKPLVPFLNRPLVHTQHQSLLAHCQQVRFNVSHLAAPLIRYIKSNPHTSYSLEPTPLGSARTVWAERSYFDQTTVVACADVLASYEVARLVEQHRASGAWITIATTTVSDPSRFGVLVCDAVGRVRQFQEKPEHPRSHTISTGVYVFAPRVLQAWQPEWMDLGSEAFPALVAKGVPVYACPIGSAWADVGTLETYLHTQLAHLGSGNLVHPTAQIHPTAQVHRCVVGPRAVVGAWAQLSDCVLWSRVRVEAHVAHVGAVLTPDGVVQVPAGGSLVSKT; encoded by the coding sequence ATGAAAGCCTATTTGCTCGCCGCTGGGAAAGGAAGTCGTCTACGCCCCCTCACGGACTTACTACCCAAACCGCTGGTCCCCTTCCTCAACCGCCCCCTCGTCCACACCCAACATCAGAGCTTGCTTGCCCATTGTCAGCAGGTGCGTTTCAATGTCAGTCACCTCGCCGCGCCCCTCATCCGCTACATCAAGAGCAACCCGCACACGAGCTATTCCCTGGAGCCGACCCCCCTGGGTTCCGCCCGCACCGTTTGGGCAGAGCGCAGTTACTTTGACCAGACTACAGTGGTCGCCTGTGCCGATGTCCTGGCTTCCTATGAGGTGGCACGGTTGGTGGAGCAGCACCGCGCGAGCGGAGCCTGGATCACCATCGCCACTACCACCGTCAGCGATCCCAGTCGTTTTGGGGTCCTGGTGTGCGATGCCGTAGGGCGGGTCCGTCAGTTTCAAGAGAAACCCGAGCACCCACGCTCACACACCATCAGCACGGGCGTCTACGTTTTTGCACCCCGCGTACTCCAAGCATGGCAACCAGAATGGATGGACTTGGGCTCGGAGGCATTTCCGGCCCTAGTCGCTAAGGGTGTGCCGGTCTACGCCTGCCCGATTGGGTCGGCTTGGGCGGACGTGGGGACGTTAGAGACTTATCTGCATACGCAACTGGCGCACCTAGGTAGCGGTAACCTCGTCCATCCAACCGCTCAGATCCATCCAACCGCTCAGGTACACCGCTGTGTGGTTGGTCCCCGTGCGGTAGTCGGGGCGTGGGCGCAGTTGAGCGATTGTGTGCTTTGGTCCAGAGTCCGGGTCGAGGCGCATGTGGCGCATGTAGGAGCAGTCCTCACGCCGGACGGGGTTGTGCAGGTGCCTGCCGGTGGCTCGCTAGTGAGTAAAACGTGA
- a CDS encoding Light dependent period protein LdpA domain-containing protein: protein MNHRPYHSLEGHRWIKLILGASFQNLPAAEHLALVWSLAQVDCIDLCADPAVIQAVERGFTQAEMWCRQRATPWQRPWVMVSLNDGEDPHFRKAYFPSVQCPRDCPRPCAQICPADAIDSRGVSPSLCYGCGRCAPVCPLGIIDFQAVSLRPQEVGSLLAEAPIDALEIHTQVGHGEGFRRLWQGIAPLVNRLKLVSISFPDAPGLRDYLQELAAFLAGSALQTTAKNYIIWQTDGIPMSGDLGVNSAKASIRLAEKVLSWNLPGYVQLAGGTNHTSLSLAQDRALAIAGIAYGSYARQRVQEVLLQPIHPFEQPRDRTLPEATLQRAVAVARSLVNPLKSSQEITSYGELNSPVP, encoded by the coding sequence GTGAACCACCGTCCCTACCACTCATTAGAGGGTCATCGTTGGATCAAGTTGATCCTAGGGGCAAGCTTTCAAAATTTACCGGCGGCTGAGCATCTAGCCCTAGTCTGGAGTCTAGCTCAGGTTGACTGCATCGATCTATGTGCCGACCCGGCAGTGATTCAAGCTGTGGAACGGGGTTTTACCCAAGCTGAAATGTGGTGCCGACAGAGGGCAACGCCATGGCAGCGGCCTTGGGTGATGGTTTCGCTCAATGATGGAGAAGACCCTCACTTTCGCAAAGCATACTTTCCCTCAGTGCAATGCCCTAGGGACTGCCCCCGCCCCTGCGCTCAGATCTGTCCGGCGGACGCCATCGATAGTCGGGGAGTCAGCCCAAGCCTGTGCTATGGATGCGGACGGTGTGCGCCGGTCTGTCCGCTGGGAATCATCGACTTTCAGGCTGTTTCGTTACGACCACAGGAGGTGGGGAGTTTGCTTGCTGAGGCTCCAATAGACGCGCTGGAAATTCACACGCAGGTCGGGCATGGGGAGGGATTTCGTAGGCTGTGGCAGGGGATCGCCCCACTGGTCAACCGTCTGAAGCTCGTTTCGATCAGTTTCCCGGACGCTCCTGGGCTGCGAGACTATCTTCAGGAACTTGCAGCATTTCTTGCAGGAAGTGCGCTCCAAACTACAGCCAAAAACTATATTATTTGGCAAACTGATGGTATACCCATGAGTGGGGACTTGGGAGTAAACAGTGCTAAAGCATCCATCCGTCTGGCTGAAAAAGTCCTTTCCTGGAACTTACCGGGGTATGTGCAACTGGCAGGCGGCACCAATCACACCAGCTTATCCCTAGCCCAGGACCGCGCCCTAGCCATTGCCGGGATCGCCTACGGCTCCTACGCTCGTCAGCGGGTACAAGAAGTTTTGCTCCAGCCTATCCACCCTTTTGAACAGCCCAGAGACCGCACACTCCCGGAAGCAACGTTGCAACGAGCGGTTGCCGTTGCTCGTTCCTTGGTCAATCCACTTAAATCCAGCCAGGAGATAACTAGTTATGGGGAACTCAACAGCCCTGTTCCATGA